The sequence below is a genomic window from Anaerolineales bacterium.
GTGCAGCCGGTGAGGGCGGATTCGTCCTGCGCCTGCCCGACGAGGATTCCCGGGACGTCGGTGATGGAATCGTTCAGCCTGCCCATAATCCTCCAACGCATCCATCTCATCCTGCCCCTCTTCCCTTTGCATCCTTTCGGATCGGATGCCCGCTCTCCCTCCCCTCCCTTCCCGTATCACGGGAAGGGAGGGGAGGCGGCGGAGGGGAAGGATGGGATGGCGATTATCCGCCCGCCACCATATTTATCACCCGGTCGAGGATCTCCTCGGCCACCCGGGTTTTATCCATCTCCGGCAGGGCTTCGGCCGGACCGCCGGCGGAAAGGATCGTAACACGGTTGGAGTCGGATTCGAACCCCGAGCCGGGACGGCCGACCTCGTTGGCGACGATCAGGTCGAGGCGCTTGGCCTCCAATTTTTTCCGGGCGTTTTTTTCCAAGCCCTCTGTCTCGGCGGCAAAGCCGACCGTCGCGCGCGGGAAGCCGCTTTTGGCTTTGGCTTGGGCGACATCCAGGAGGATGTCCTGGGTCGGCTCCAGGGGGATCGAGTCGAGGGGCGCGTCCTTTTTAATCTTCCGGGACGAGGTTTGGGACGGGCGGAAATCCGCGACCGCGGCGGCCATGATCAGCGCGTCGGCGTCCGCCGATTCCTTTAATACCATTAACCGCATCGCCTCGGCGGTCTGAACGTCGATCCGCCGCACGCCGAACGGCTCGCACAACGCGGACGGCGCGGCGATCAGGACCACGTCGGCCCCCGCGTCGCGCGCGGCGCGGGCGAGCGCGAAACCCTGTTTGCCCGAGGAGCGGTTGGCGATCACGCGCACCGGATCGATCGGCTCGCGGGTGCCGCCGGCGGTGACCACCACCTTGCGCCCGCCCAGCGGGCCGCCGCGCGAAAGCAGGTGGCAAACGCGCTCGAGGATCTCGGCCGGATCGGTCATTCGCCCCCTGGCCGAAAGGCCCGAGGCCAGGTGGCCCTCATCCGGACCGACGACGACCGCGCCGCGGGCGGCGAGGGTTTGCAGGTTTTGCTGCGTGGCGGCCGCAACGAACATTCCGCCGTCCATCGCCGGGGCGAGCATCAGCGGGCAGTGCGCGGAGAGCGCGGTGAGCGAAAGCAGGTTGTCCGCCAAGCCGAGCGCGAATTTGGCCATGGTGTTGGCGGTGACCGGGGCGACCAGGAGCAGATCCGCCGGCCGGCCGAGGTTCACGTGCAGGACGTGCGCCTCGGCTCCCCACAGTTCGGCATCGGTGTGCGCCGCCCGGCCGGTGACGGATTGGAAACTGAGCGGGGAGACGAAGCGGGTCGCGGCGTCGGTCAGGAGGACGTCGACCTCGGCGCCGGCTTGGGTGAGCTTGCTGGCCAATTCGACCGCCTTGTAGGCCGCGACCGAACCGGTCACGCCGAGCAGGATGCGTTTGCCGTGGAGGAGGTTCATCGGTTCATCTCGTAGATCATGCGCAGGCCGTCGAGGGTGAGCCACGGGGCGAGGATCTCGATCGCCTTTGTCTCGCGGGCGATCAGGTCCACCTCGCCGCCGGTGCCGATCACCTTCAGATCGTCGCCCAGCTCGGCGCGGAAGCGCGCGACCATGCCCTCCACCAGAGCGACGTATCCGAACAGCAGGCCGGATTGGATGGCGTGGACGGTGTTGCGGCCGATCGCGGCCGGCGGGCGGGTGAGATCCACGCGCGGCAGTTTGGCGGTGCGCTGGAACAGGGCCTGGGCGGCGATGCCGATCCCG
It includes:
- the coaBC gene encoding bifunctional phosphopantothenoylcysteine decarboxylase/phosphopantothenate--cysteine ligase CoaBC, with the protein product MNLLHGKRILLGVTGSVAAYKAVELASKLTQAGAEVDVLLTDAATRFVSPLSFQSVTGRAAHTDAELWGAEAHVLHVNLGRPADLLLVAPVTANTMAKFALGLADNLLSLTALSAHCPLMLAPAMDGGMFVAAATQQNLQTLAARGAVVVGPDEGHLASGLSARGRMTDPAEILERVCHLLSRGGPLGGRKVVVTAGGTREPIDPVRVIANRSSGKQGFALARAARDAGADVVLIAAPSALCEPFGVRRIDVQTAEAMRLMVLKESADADALIMAAAVADFRPSQTSSRKIKKDAPLDSIPLEPTQDILLDVAQAKAKSGFPRATVGFAAETEGLEKNARKKLEAKRLDLIVANEVGRPGSGFESDSNRVTILSAGGPAEALPEMDKTRVAEEILDRVINMVAGG